From Calliphora vicina chromosome 3, idCalVici1.1, whole genome shotgun sequence:
gtatttatatacataaattatcTATCATATTTCTAAAAGACTTTAACAAATGCATGAACATCCTCAAAACACGCTCACATACAGTAAGGACTCACATATGAATGTACATGTCGTTTTGTTGTCACATCCTTtaaatggataaaaaaaaacaaagtgcaATGTTAATCGCATGATGATTAATGACAAATTTGTCGCATAAAATTACTGTTACAATCAAGACGTGCTTTAGCGCTGAACATTATTTAAAAGAACCAATTGCTGgtcataaatttattgaattgatTGCTTtgcgaattcattatttatagaattaattccttattgaatcattaaaattttaatgaattcaaatccgttataaaatacatagatttaaaaatctatagaaTGATTTAAGTTATCttcaattcaaattcattctttatagaattaattgcttattgaatcattcaataaccattacaaaatagatttaaaaatgtatagaaTGATTACAGTTAACTTCAATTCaatcaaatctattacaaaaatgtataaattttgataagttacccggccttagtcaatttttttttttcaattaaaaaaaacaaaagatggatttttacaaaaattcaggttgaatgaattctgttatgaattaattcaacagtgaaaaaattctattcaaataaaagcctATGAGAATTAGATGCTgagaatggatttatggaataaatggctaacattttttaattacgaattaaaattttaatgaattaagctcaaattgaattaggGCCCaattcagaaacacgaaaggaaaacaattttaaaattgttatatgaaaatcactcagtttttaaataatttttaggtgtttttcataaaaaaattttaaaattgttttcctttcaTGTTTCTGTATCAGGCCcttaattaattcgaagttctgttcatattttatacgAAGAAtcgaattttagtataaaatactCAAATATTTCAGATcgtaactttgtaaatactgcgattttagataaaataagctcaatctgtgatcactgatatttccataccacaaatcgatttttagtataaaaaaactctaatatcttaaatcgttgataactttgtaaatactgcgattttagggaaGATTatctcaatctgtgatcactcatattttggcataaatcaagatcatcgaaacagcttgcattttaatattttttaggatattgaaataaataaatcaatatcctaaatattatatatctaagcgtattttttgtagatcttctcaaagactatttatatttaaagtttaagCTCATTCGAACTATTaatggatttttgaaaaaacaaatttgagacccgaggcgACCAACTTTGAGGGTATACGCACTGATCCAccttagcgctaggaagctataatgtaaatcaaatgtaaatcaaaatcgaaaacacctcagctcgaACCATGTGagatttcgtaacaatatatccaatagTTCCTCAGTtacagaattatttaaaaaaaaatacgtttctaaaccactgtgtgcaggcaatacagaaaaaaaaggaaataatataaactgttactggGATCATGATatgttccaaaaaaattttatgcaaaaatttttttttttcaaaacttctttttcaatattttaatttttaattttttttaaaaaaattcgggttaaacaatattttccccGATTTTGTCCCATTgcaggtccgacttactatggcattgcaaaggtcttagaaatatctataattagatatccatattaacgACTTAGAaattcagatatagataaaaaattggtcaaaaatcgagtttaTCCTGGatttgtaggccgattttctcgGATCTAtaccggatatattgatgtatgaaaattgtttgggggctacggaaagttaatttcaacataaagacggagaggcggacatggctatatcgactcctctatctataacgagaatatatgtatgtataaattaaaaacaagtaagagagctatattcggctgtgcccaaTCTTATATacaacccttcaccaaattatacttcaaaaataaaaatttaaatatttttaggtaaacaaaaatattttttttacaaagtttttttttaatttttttggaaaaaatttttttagaattgttttttaaaatttttttgtttttaaatttaaaattttttttttttgttttttcatttttttttttaatatttagcgaaaagaaacttttgatgaaaaaaaaaaaaaatccgggttaaaaaatattttttccgattttgacccattgtaggtccaacttactatagccttatatacgtcattgcaaaggtcttaaaaatatatatcatttgatatccatattgtctatattaacgacTTAGTAATTCTGATAtatgtagataaaaaataggtcaaaaatcgaagttgtcctggtTTCCTTATATTCCATATATCTCAGTCAtgtgtgggccgattttctcgggtctatagcggatatattgatgtatgaaagttgtttgggggctacggaaagttaatttcaacatacagacggagagacggacatggctatatggactcctctatctataacgatccagaatatatatactttgtggggacGCAAAtgataaatgtagaaattacaaacggaatgaaaaacttatatttacccttgccactcatggtgaagagtGAAAACTATAACAACACTCATAATACGAGTCTCGTAtatgtgattattttgataCATTTCGCATTATAATAGAAACAGGgggtaaattaaatttacactATTTGAAATCAAACATTTTGAGGGCTTATCACATATAAAGTATTTATATGTGATTATATTATATCACATTATAAAGTGatttaaaaatacacaacaccTAACTcaaattttcgatatttttcTTTACCAAAACTACCCCACTGTATTAAACGATTTTAGCAAACATCATAACGACTCGCAAATTATTAACTGATTATGCGAATATTACGAATCTGGCATCATTGCtagaatttaattattaaaaacaagcaGCTGTTCGTAACTTTCAACtttctaaatgaaaaaatgttagTAATACCAAGACAAATGCGACAAACAACTTACTAATTACTCGTTTGCCGCCTATCGCCAACTAAATTATAGATTTAGCATATCATCGCAATAAAATTAATAGGTATTTCATCGATACTAGTGAATATTGAAGAGGTGAAAGGTCGATTTTACAGATTAAAGAAAAGCGATTGATAGCAGCACAATGATGAAGGAGGCATTTGTTAATATTTGCCATATACCAACACACATCATAACATGGGGCGGCTGGATCGAGGAATCTATGGACGATGTAAAAGAAGTGGCAATTTGCATAACTGGGAATCCAGGATTACCGGGTTTTTATACAGAATTTTGTGGAGAATTGCACAAAAGATTAGATGAGAAAATGCCAGTCTGGGTGATTGGTAAGTTGACGTATGTACTTTAAACTGCAgcataatacattttaaaattttcctttgTGTTTTTTCTTGTAGGGCATTTGGGTCACGATGATCCTCCAGAATCCAGCTTAAGAGAAGTGCCACAGTTGAAGGGAAACGAAGAAATCTTCGATTTACAGGGACAAATACGTCACAAAATTGAATTCATTGAAAAGTATGTACCCGCCGgtgtaaaaatacatttaatggGTCACTCAATTGGTGCCTGGATGATTTTACAAATGCTACAAAATGAAAACGTGCGTAAACgcgtaaaaaaatgttatctcCTGTTTCCCACCGTTGAACGTATGATTGAATCCTCCAACGGTTGGGTATTCACTAAAATTGGCTTGCCATTATATTCCGTGTTCGGTTTCCTCATCACACTATTCAATCGCTTGCCAGAATTGCTAAGAATATTCCTAATACAAATCTACTTTTGGTTTTCCGCCATACCCAACTATTTTATTGGTACCGCTTTAAAGTACACCAAAGCGTCTGTTTGTGAAAAGGTTGTTTTTCTGGCCGAAGACGAAATGGCTCGTGTACGTGGCTTGCAAAAGGATATAGTGAGAGCGTACTTGGATCTGTTAAAGTTCTATTATGGTACAACAGACGGCTGGGTACCGGTTAAGTACTTTACCCAAATCAAGGAACAATTTCCCGAAATTGATGCCGAATTGGATACAAAGAAAATTGATCATGCCTTTGTTCTTCGCCACTCTAAGCCCATGGGTGCCATTGTGGGCGATAtgattatagaaaattctgacaTTTTGGGCTCTAAGAAGTCTCTTTAATCAGACGCTTGATctcgttttatattttaatttgtatgtagAATTACAAAATCATACTTATAAACAGCATTTAAATAgcgaatataaaaaataaaaagaactgggaaaagtgtttttttaaaggatttagagaatttctaaaaaaatttgttgttaggTAGTGAACAAATGAGCCAAGTCcagattttatgaaaattgggATTTGAATACAAAATGTAGAAATATGTAAGTAAAGCTAACGACATTTGCTGTTATTTCGGTGTGTTAATAGTAACGGCAACGAAACTTTATCGGTAACCTTAGATGTAGTTCTTTCGATAGCAGTAACAGTAGTTGTGCTGAAACAGTATTTTAGGGGTAACGACCTTGCCAACCTTGCTAAAAATACACTCTGCTTTAAGAACACCTAcacattttttagtttttctcatTGTTATACAGTGGTAAGtccatttttttctagaaattacaaatgtatTATCTCTGTCAAATAGAATTGACCAAACTAgtcattatttgttttaaataaattacgtaaatcataattttgttaaggaaatattggataattttgaaattgattaaTATAAAGGCTGCTGATATTGAAAAAGTTGCTCCATTGGCAGCTAATTCAGTGACAATAGAGACTATAAATCATACAATTAAAACAAAGGAAATTGTTATAAGTAAATTTGCCcactataaaatacaaattaattaatagaTCCCAAAAATATTCACCAAcgttttcttaatttcaaatgctttaataaatttaaaattttattatgagtAAATCCCATTTTCACGACGTCTGTTAAGTTCTTAACTTAAAGCGATGTTTTTTTATATGGGTAATATcaaggtgaaatcatggaccgattaccAAACAAGCCTTATCAACGCCAGTATTTgatagatcgtcttagaatttcataaggactcagaatatatacatataccttTGTGGATCTTCGATGAATATTTCGCTgaatgaattataaatattttgatgtttggtataaaaatatggatttgattaattttattacaattttaaagattgtaaaaaaaaaataaaactaatcgtttttttatcttcccaattttgctttaatttatgAAAGGATTAATTGGCTGGTCCATAGGATCAAATTGTTCAGCAGCGCGTTCTCAGTTTTTGCTTAATATCTTTGAGGaatgtttacaatatttttcctatgcaaataaatttattagctCCTTATATTTCAGTTGAATTAGGTAATTAGTTGGCCCTTTCGTATTATTATCTTTCATCATATTTAAAGTAATTATCATTTGAAACAAGGCGTATTAAAACACCTTGATCTGATCATGTTACCCTTTTCCCTGCCGAAccaaaaaatgtgtgttttttcaAGTAAGGCATTTTTACAGTACTCAGGTTGCTGAAATTCCGCTTCTAGAACTCAATCATAATACCAATTAATATgcttcataaatttattattattttaatattatcccataaaaaatacatcaatttacttaaaattgtattaaattcaataaaaacaaaacaaacataaataaattatgacAGAACAAACGAAGAAGAATAAACAGCTGTGAACAGTGATGGCAATTCAGCGATTTTCTACATAATTAACATAACGATTTTCGTAACAGTGTTACCAGGAGTAAAAAGAtgttaaatcaaacaaaaatgtcagaAATGGGTGAATATCGTAAAATATCGCTAACACTACTTATTtcacaatattttcatttttataacaaaaaataaattgtttatattaaaaataattcagtCATATTGATAACAATTTATGAGAAATTCACTGATgtatttcaatatatattacatactagctgacccgacagacgttgtcctgaccaaattaaaaaaatgcttgtattcgatttgtgagaagcagtttgaaatgggtaaaaatagttaaatatgtaagtttttgtctgaaatatgaatgatcacagatcgagctctttttcttgattaaacgcttattgccaagttattagcgaatttagatattttgagtttttatataaaaaatcgctttttgtttagaaatatgagtgatcacagatcgagctcctttccttgattaaaagcttattggccaacttattagcgaatttagatattttgagtttttatataaaaaatcgatctagctccttttcttgattaaacgctcattagccaagttattagcgaatttagacatttagagtttttatataaaaaatcgatttttggtcagaaatatgagtgatcacagatcgagctccttttcttgattaaacgcttattggccaagttattagcgaaattagatattttgagttttaatacaaaaaaatcgatttttggtcaaaaatatgagtgatcacagatcgagctccttttcttgatttaacgcttattggccaagttattagcgaatttagatgttttgagttttactataaaaaatcggtttttggtcagaaatatgagagatcacagatcgagctccttttcttgattaaacgcttattggccaagttattagcgaatttacatattttgactttttatataaaaaatcgaattttggccagaaatatgagtgatcacatttcgagctccttttcttgattcaacgtgtattggccaagttattagcgaatttagatattttgagtttttaaataaaaattcgatgtttggtcagaaataagagtgatcgcagatcgagctccttttcttgattaaactcttattggccaagttattatcgattaaagcttttgtgagtttttatataagtaatcgaatttcgatctgaaatatgattgatcacagaccgatgtattttgcagatgtatttaataagtgggcgtattagtggacgtggacaatttttatttatgtaaaaacttttgcagactatgtattgcgaacactaaaaaaaaattagttaaatcggttcaggcgtcctgcgattttagatatatcgaaaaaaaattggcgtggtcaaattggattactatttttcatttcgtaaaaacctaagttgggctatgaccaacatttaaaaaaaaagaacgacatttgatttttatttatgtatatagaatAGAGAATTTTAGAATATATAAACATAAACTGAACTATTTTATAAGTAAATATGTGCTAAATTGTGTTGTGTTGTATCTCAAACTCAAGtcgaattattaaatattttctctcTCATATTTTTAATGTCATGTAAACTTATTAGTTAAACGCAATTTCtgtttacttatttatgcatTTTGCGAAAAACTAACATTGTATTGTTATagaaaagattttattttattaatgagtTTAACTAGCCAAACCGATTACGGAGgcttgttttttatatgaacaaaatttttcgaatggaaaatttatcaaaagtgaTTAAGTGCATTTTATGcattaaaaaatgtgataaattgctctcataaaaaaaatatttcaacgatatatatttgtaagaaaaattCTATAATGTACAATTGATAAGTGGCAACTTATGTAAAAGTCtaacgcaaaaaaaaaattaaaaaaatcgggAAGTTTCTTATCCGGAATTAGCAACAAACCAGACTTATGtagttcaaaaaatttaattttaatttaaaaattggaatACATATCTTATAAACTATAAGAGAAATAGACGTAACGAGGTTTTTTATCGAACTCAACTATTAGATTCCATATATTGATTATCTTTTGTGTAGGATACAAAAATGGTGTTTAATACCCTGCTAAATTTCGCAAATTAGCCGATGTAGCCTTATTTATATTCATCATTCCCTTTTGTTAATTGAATAGTcattgtaattttgtttatatcaatattaatttaatatagtgAACATTATTAACTCTAATGTTCCATATAACTACTCACAGACAATTGTTTGTGCCAGCGGCGTGCACGTGATTATATCTGAAATCAAACAAGTGAGAatgattgattttaaaataattcagttagAAATGTATGCACTTCCTAGTCGTTGGattgtattaaaaacaagtCAGAATAAAAAATACGGCTGAGCCAAATATCTGACCTATTTAGGGAACGACGTTGCTGaatttaaataccaaaattatCTTTAGTATATCCAAATGttcaaaagaattaattcttaataatcaCCTTTGCCCTATCCTGTATGCGatcgagaagctccaaaatagacattgaagcaccggcccatacatgggaattgtattccattttcggtcggatatagtAGGTGGTTTAAATGTGAGGTGATCAGATGGAATGAAGTAATTCCTTCAGCGTTtcaaaaatccgagacacttgaatgcttctttcgacacttgaaaaatgtgtttaggccagcggacatcacattttattcccatgcccagaacatcaagagATTTACAGcatccataaatacagatgaagcgacatggTCTGTCGTTCGTTTTTGAGTCTGAGTCTGAGCGAACGTTGAAAGTGGAAAGaaggtcccgattaagggaatcattcatgttttgtctaattgccccaatctccgacagacATGGCCTGTAACTGATTCAGTGATTGTCAGATGGTCCCGATTAAGGAAATCATTCAAGTTTTgtctcattgccccaatctccgaaaGTCTTGGCCTGTAACTGAATTAAtaaaagaatagatagggttggaagtatgacgtagaaggtcgtttagaaaaataaggaatagaaTAGGAGAAAGAACGAAGCCTTGCGGTACACCTGAATTTATCTTAAACACTTTTGATGCgatcccatctataacaactcgtatagggCGATCTCTCAGAAAGAACGATATACATCGAGAGTAGTTCATACCGACACCAAAAACAATAAGTTTTGATAATAGTGCACCATGCTACACTTTATAGAACgccttggaaatatctagagcGTTGGTGGCCAAACACTACCCCGGGGTAGTTATGTTATTCTCACTAATACATACGCAATACGAATGCTCTCAGTAAAAACACAAAGtaaactcaaaacaaaaacaatttcatacaattttttcagtgCAAAGCACACGCATTCCATTTGTgtactcttttattttttcactactACATATGCATTTTAAGCACTCTCTCGTTGGCCACCACTGATCTAGAGCCACCTCTTTATTATCGGCAAAACGGtgaatggaacgacaccatttttccaaTAGGAAGActagcaagtctcccgtagagcgtcctctacgatAGTCATACTAGCGGTCGTTAAATAAATAGTTGGACTCCAAATATTTAATCATATGGTAGTTTACCATACattccataactttggaaagtgtagaacaaattgctattggacggtaatttacagagttattagcCTCTCTCTTTTTATGAATTTGCGTGACATTGCAACCTTCCAACAttgctgaaaaggttagctaacGTCGAAGAGCACTGCTTTAAGACCAGCGCTGGTATGCCATCTGGCCCAGAAGACTTATTTACGTTGAGATCCGATAAAAACCTTTTTACATCACGAGCTCGAAAGAATATATTTGGCATAGTCACTAATACTCTTTCGAGTTCGGGCAGTTTCCGTTAATTGAGTGATAACTTGCGAATAATTCAGCTAAAATGATACATTTATCGACTGAGTCAGTGAAAGTTTGGTCACCGAGTCGAAATTGAGGAACTTGCATTATCCTTTACTCTTTTAACGAATGACCAAAAGCTACCCCGGGGAGCAATAAGAACTTTAGTATGAAGGCGTTGCTCGTATAGAGCATTTTCGCGCCTTAATACTTTGGCAAATGAAGATCTCGAGAATCAGTTTCTGCGTTTTGGTTATTGCGCCATATTCTGAATGCTTCATCTCTGGATCTGATTGCTGTTTTGCACGTCTGATTAAATCAAGATTTTTGTCTAGGTATAATCGAAGATTTCTTTGATGGAATGAAATTCTTCATTCCCaacataatcacccctatcgcgaatcaatatttcacatgaaatattttcccttttccttttttcgatcatcaactttgttcacgtgaaaaaattccccttgttgtgaaatttttagatggaattttgtaaacaataaacagctgttacgaacaaaatcaactattgtgaatgtaaagttcatcgtgatattcccgatagcaattttcccttcgagggaaatgaatatttcatgggaacaaaatttcacatgttattgccgataggggtgaattaCTTTCTCAACCATTTTCGGCATGACATTGACTTTATTGTCCAGGAAACAAAGTTTCCAATTGAAATGCCGACAGAAATTGTTGAGCTCAGCCCAACATGATTTTTCGTAGATAAAAATTTAACGTTTCGTAGCTGTTTGTGAAACTTTGCGAAGTTCTGAGAGCGAAAACTCGATGCTgagaatggatttatggaacaAAGGGCCACAACAAAGTTTTCCCATTGTGATCTATTCTGTGCTATCAGCTTCACTTCGGTTCAGGACTGgtaattaaattagaaattaaCTAAACATCGTAGCAATACTTAAGTGTTACTAATTATAATggattgaattatttattaaataatcgtTTTTAAACTAAACACGTGATAACACACACACGCCCTGATCTCTagttttgtacaatatttgctCAAATTATTTCACAATTACCTACAGCTGTATGAATCTCGTAACTTCAACTGCAATATACTACATATAcacatatttacatttatttaatctTAATTTAGACGATTTGTATATTCAATAGCTTTAAATTGCATGATTTTGTCATGAAACACCTCTTCCCTTTTGACAGAAGGGCAGCAAAACAAAGCCAGTTTGTTAGTAGacacacattttctataaaatagatTTCAATTGTGGAAATCAGTACAGATTGGCAACACGGATTGTTGTAGACTACACGAATACAGCagtattttggtttatattttttaaataaatcttctaaactatttttttaaaatatgagacATTTCGTTACTTTGTGCTTTGTTATTTTTGCCGTTTTTCAAATTGTGTTAGCGGACAAAGAAAATGAAGATTTCGCTTCGTATGAGGAGGTAAAGGATATACcgaatcatcctgaaaaatatttgattgaGGTTAGAAGTAAGGACTTGGTGGAAAAGGATGGTTCTATACCCGGCAGCATTAATATACCGTGTAAGTAGTACCTACTTCTGTggataaaactatttatttattttgagttGACACTATTTATGCttacatttgtatttataattaatttaattttagttaatgAATTGGAGGAAGCTTTAATGTTGAGTGATGCTGAGTTTGTCTCAAAATTTGGTGCTGAAAAACCTCCCAAGGATGCT
This genomic window contains:
- the sturkopf gene encoding lipid droplet-associated hydrolase gives rise to the protein MMKEAFVNICHIPTHIITWGGWIEESMDDVKEVAICITGNPGLPGFYTEFCGELHKRLDEKMPVWVIGHLGHDDPPESSLREVPQLKGNEEIFDLQGQIRHKIEFIEKYVPAGVKIHLMGHSIGAWMILQMLQNENVRKRVKKCYLLFPTVERMIESSNGWVFTKIGLPLYSVFGFLITLFNRLPELLRIFLIQIYFWFSAIPNYFIGTALKYTKASVCEKVVFLAEDEMARVRGLQKDIVRAYLDLLKFYYGTTDGWVPVKYFTQIKEQFPEIDAELDTKKIDHAFVLRHSKPMGAIVGDMIIENSDILGSKKSL
- the LOC135955781 gene encoding rhodanese domain-containing protein CG4456 yields the protein MRHFVTLCFVIFAVFQIVLADKENEDFASYEEVKDIPNHPEKYLIEVRSKDLVEKDGSIPGSINIPFNELEEALMLSDAEFVSKFGAEKPPKDAVVIFTCLGGQYAQMGADLAKKNGWQRAKPYLGSWLEWSKREGLQ